The following proteins are encoded in a genomic region of Oryza brachyantha chromosome 11, ObraRS2, whole genome shotgun sequence:
- the LOC102722151 gene encoding uncharacterized protein LOC102722151 has product MERLLHFRPPKPTSGAAATAAAGDGDLLELDVLWPSSCAPGLLAALPEEEGKRRKRRGAGGSVTVRSAARPIPEAAALTPAMAMAKSAPVRIPSEAAARRGAWAQATAGGEDHGEAMVPPHEIVARRAAAHSSVLEGSGRTLKGRDLHRVRNAVLRRTGFLD; this is encoded by the coding sequence ATGGAGCGCCTCCTGCACTTCCGGCCGCCCAAACCGACCTCTGGCGCTGCCGCTACCGCggctgccggcgacggcgacctccTCGAGCTCGACGTGCTCTGGCCTTCCTCCTGCGCCCCTGggctcctcgccgcgctcccggaggaggaggggaagaggaggaagaggcgcgGGGCCGGGGGGAGCGTGACCGTCCGATCCGCGGCGCGGCCTATCCCGGAGGCCGCCGCGTTGACcccggcgatggcgatggcgaagtCGGCGCCGGTGAGGATACCTTCCGaggcagcggcgcggagggggGCGTGGGCGCAGGCTACCGCTGGCGGCGAGGATCACGGGGAGGCCATGGTTCCGCCGCACGAGATCGTCGcccggcgcgccgcggcgcacAGCTCGGTGCTGGAGGGCTCCGGGAGGACGCTCAAGGGCCGCGACCTCCACCGCGTCCGCAACGCCGTCCTGCGACGCACCGGCTTCCTCGACTGA
- the LOC102710345 gene encoding uncharacterized protein LOC102710345 — protein sequence MSAAALPPLLPTPPRSKMLPLLPTPCLIILPASFATEASKAPKPSRADAVDRWDAHKKLSGSATPTPRAPSRSINLSPNRAASCGSKELGSSAPSSSSTCSGGKPGRADTCERWDTNKANQSNRPPASSERWDINKIKNPSSRTPSLSSERLDSSTNKRPTASRGSSSPERWDINKKHRSQDNAATALGPASDGPQLTTVKPHPQFAGATFSTSPAPSMLPMPTFLLAR from the coding sequence ATGTCAGCGGCTGCCCTCCCTCCGCTGCTCCCGACCCCGCCGAGGAGCAAgatgctgccgctgctcccgACACCGTGCCTCATCATCCTCCCGGCCTCCTTCGCCACGGAGGCCTCCAAGGCGCCcaagcccagccgcgccgacgccgtcgatAGGTGGGACGCGCACAAGAAACTCTCCGGTTCGGCAACGCcaacgccgcgcgcgccgtcaAGGTCCATCAACTTGAGCCCCAaccgcgccgcctcctgcgGAAGCAAAGAACTCGGGAGTTCAgcgccgtcatcgtcgtcgacaTGCAGCGGCGGGAAGCCCGGCCGCGCTGACACCTGCGAACGCTGGGACACCAACAAGGCCAACCAGAGCAACCGCCCGCCGGCGTCGAGCGAGCGCTGGGACATCAACAAGATCAAGAACCCGAgcagccgcacgccgtcgctgagcAGCGAGCGCCTGGACAGCAGCACCAACAAGCGACCGACGGCGAGCCGCGGTTCCTCCTCGCCCGAGCGCTGGGACATCAACAAGAAGCATCGGTCGCAGGAcaacgccgccaccgctctcGGCCCGGCGAGCGATGGGCCACAGTTGACGACGGTGAAGCCGCACCCGCAGTTCGCTGGGGCGACCTTCTcaacctcgccggcgccatccATGCTTCCCATGCCCACCTTCTTGCTGGCTCGCTAG
- the LOC102722429 gene encoding NAC domain-containing protein 90-like, with product MMAATTSSSSSGSSSDPFAAPGFRFYPTEEELLAFYLRHRLAGTRPDVERVIPVVDVYAYHPSQLAAMAGEASVRDTEQWFFFCPRAERELHGGRPARTTPSGYWKATGSPSCVISSATNRVIGVKRTMVFYHGRAPTGTKTRWKMNEYKAVADDHHAAVLHPMAPPGLRNELGVCRVYISTGTLRSFDRRPLDNQAAGAFHPQAPSSSATATANTSFAGARGDNSRESSSSGSRELVGDGPEDDAIDWSSLISSAAVDGGDDFGLIADGFNPSILGSWPQL from the exons ATGATGGCCGCCACCAcgagcagtagcagcagcggcagctcgAGCGACCCGTTCGCCGCGCCGGGGTTCCGGTTCTACCcgacggaggaggagctgctcgCCTTCtacctccgccaccgcctcgccggcacCAGGCCCGACGTGGAGCGCGTCATCCCCGTCGTCGACGTCTACGCCTACCACCCGTCCCAgctcgccgccatggccggggAGGCCAGCGTGCGGGACACGGAGCAGTGGTTCTTCTTCTGCCCGCGCGCCGAGCGGGAGCTCCACGGCGGCAGGCCGGCACGCACCACGCCGTCCGGGTACTGGAAGGCCACGGGCTCGCCGTCCTGCGTCATCTCCTCCGCCACCAACAGGGTCATCGGGGTCAAGCGCACCATGGTCTTCTACCACGGCCGCGCCCCCACCGGCACCAAGACCCGCTGGAAGATGAACGAGTACAaggccgtcgccgacgaccaCCACGCCGCCGTGCTCCACCCAATGGCTCCTCCCGGG CTGAGGAACGAGCTGGGAGTGTGCCGGGTGTACATCAGCACGGGCACGCTGAGATCGTTCGACCGCCGGCCACTCGACAACCAAGCGGCCGGGGCCTTCCACCCACaggcgccgtcgtcctcggcgacggcgacggcgaacacGAGCTTCGCCGGTGCACGAGGCGACAACTCCCGCGAGAGCTCTTCGTCGGGGTCGCGggagctcgtcggcgacgggCCCGAAGACGACGCCATCGACTGGAGCTCGCTCATCAGTAGCGCCGCAGTTGATGGTGGTGATGATTTTGGCCTCATCGCCGACGGCTTTAATCCTAGCATCCTCGGATCATGGCCACAACTCTAG
- the LOC102721588 gene encoding 40S ribosomal protein S25, producing MAPKKDKAPPPSSKPAKSGGGKQKKKKWSKGKQKEKVNNMVLFDKATYDKLLSEVPKYKQITPSVLSERLRINGSLARQAIKDLVSRGSIRVVSVHSSQQIYTRATNA from the exons ATG GCGCCGAAGAAGGACAAGGCCCCTCCGCCGTCCTCGAAGCCGGCCAAGTCCGGCGGAGGCAAGCAGAAGAAGAAG AAGTGGAGCAAGgggaagcagaaggagaagGTGAACAACATGGTGCTGTTCGACAAGGCCACCTACGACAAGCTTCTCTCCGAGGTGCCCAAGTACAAGCAGATCACCCCCTCCGTGCTCTCCGAGAGGCTCAGG ATCAATGGGTCGCTTGCTCGACAGGCCATCAAGGATCTCGTGTCAAGAGGTTCCATCAGGGTGGTGTCTGTCCATTCGAGCCAGCAAATCTACACTAGAGCCACCAATGCTTGA
- the LOC102721869 gene encoding ribonuclease H2 subunit A — protein MAAVAPEWSTREPCLMGIDEAGRGPVLGPMVYGCMYCARSYQDTLATLKFADSKTLKEEQREELFESLKDNSSVGWEVDIISPKDLSAKMLKRSKVNLNEISHNSAMGLVKRALDMGVLLAEVYIDTVGDAEKYRIKLTEKFPGIKFVVAKKADSLFPIVSGASIVAKVTRDRALRNWVFDETAQNMHMNTGSGYPGDPATKQWLEDHKHPVFGFPTLVRFSWGTCTPFFNDAVEVTWESDELEEDAGSNGSVKRQVKLSSLGFTGFKRKSEEIESSGKGRCKFFQARKLELVRKFQ, from the exons ATGGCGGCAGTGGCGCCGGAGTGGTCCACCAGGGAGCCCTGTCTCATGGGGATCGACGAGGCTGGGCGCGGCCCCGTTCTCG GCCCAATGGTGTATGGCTGCATGTACTGCGCTCGTTCCTACCAGGACACGCTTGCAACTCTTAAATTCGCAG ATTCAAAAACCTTGAAGGAAGAACAAAGGGAGGAGCTATTTGAAAGTCTAAAGGACAATAGTTCAGTTGGGTGGGAAGTGGATATCATAAGCCCAAAGGATCTATCTGCTAAAATGTTAAAAAG ATCAAAAGTTAACCTGAATGAAATATCTCATAACTCTGCAATGGGTCTAGTCAAAAGAGCTCTTGACATGGGAGTTCTACTGGCAGAG GTCTACATTGATACTGTTGGAGATGCGGAGAAgtataggatcaaactgactgaaaAGTTCCCAGGCATCAAATTTGTGGTCGCGAAGAAAGCTGATAGCCTTTTCCCTATTGTTAGTGGAGCAAGTATAGTTGCAAAG GTTACCAGAGATAGAGCCTTGCGAAACTGGGTATTTGATGAAACGGCTCAGAATATGCACATGAACACTGGATCAGGTTATCCAGGAG ATCCTGCCACTAAACAATGGTTAGAGGATCACAAGCATCCAGTATTTGGTTTCCCAACTTTGGTTCGTTTTAGCTGGGGAACTTGCACGCCCTTCTTCAATGACGCGGTTGAAGTTACTTG GGAGTCAGATGAACTTGAAGAAGATGCAGGTAGCAACGGTAGTGTTAAGAGGCAGGTCAAGCTGTCAAGTTTAGGCTTTACTGGATTTAAAAGGAAGTCCGAGGAGATCGAATCGAGTGGTAAAGGCCGCTGCAAGTTCTTCCAGGCTCGCAAACTTGAGCTGGTAAGGAAATTTCAGTGA